The region CTGGAACGCGAAGATGGCGACCGCGGCCAGCACGGGCTTCGACAGCGGAAGCATGATCCGCCACCAGATGCCGATCTCGCTGGCGCCGTCGATCCGCGCGGCGTCCACCAGCTCGGACGGGATCGTGAGGAAGGACTGCCGCATGAGGAAGATGAACAGCGGTGTGCCGAAGAACGCGGGCACGACGAGAGGGAGGAACGTGTTGATCCACCCGAGTTGCTGGAAGAGGACGAAGAGCGGGACCAGGCGGACGATCAGGGGGACCATCAGCGTGCT is a window of Candidatus Rokuibacteriota bacterium DNA encoding:
- a CDS encoding carbohydrate ABC transporter permease — encoded protein: STLMVPLIVRLVPLFVLFQQLGWINTFLPLVVPAFFGTPLFIFLMRQSFLTIPSELVDAARIDGASEIGIWWRIMLPLSKPVLAAVAIFAFQNTWNDFLGPLVFLQKNDVRTVILGLYGLMGMFADWHLVMAAVVATVLPMVVVFLAFQRFFVKGISVTGLKG